From Parasteatoda tepidariorum isolate YZ-2023 chromosome 1, CAS_Ptep_4.0, whole genome shotgun sequence, one genomic window encodes:
- the LOC107445452 gene encoding intracellular coagulation inhibitor 2 isoform X3 encodes MSEAINYLGINLLKELTKEIGNVFFSPFSISSALAMGFIGSSHETAKEMTSVLGYEAAKVESGDVKTSFLHLFSEINKKTSSVCTLSIANVVFGDCKLSVQEDFKKSLQDFFHALFVDVDFMNDSAAAVEKANDWVKTKTENKISHLLDSLDSDTKLAILNAVYFKGFWLHAFKEKSTFLQYFYNKGLEDELKLVEMMHIKEKFFYVEDNSFKALKLPYEGENLAMLLLLPNSRDGVDDLEHQITIEFLRHVKENMCQTEVEVALPKLHLEYSKSLKNNFKNLGLRRAFESGAHFDQISDKENLYVSDIIHKAVLEVSEEGTEAAASTAVMLSNYCITHCAEFIIDHPFVFLIYNCKNDLILFMGKVVEL; translated from the coding sequence ATGTCTGAAGCCATAAATTATTTAGGAATTAACCTTCTTAAAGAACTGacaaaagaaattggaaatGTCTTCTTTTCTCCATTTAGTATATCAAGTGCTCTTGCAATGGGATTTATTGGATCCAGTCATGAAACAGCTAAAGAGATGACTAGTGTTCTTGGATATGAAGCAGCTAAAGTAGAGTCTGGAGATGTCAAAACTAGTTTTCTCCatctattttctgaaataaataaaaaaacatccaGCGTATGCACATTGAGTATTGCAAATGTGGTGTTTGGGGATTGTAAACTTTCAGTTCaagaggattttaaaaaatcactacaGGATTTCTTTCATGCACTATTTGTAGATGttgattttatgaatgattCTGCAGCAGCTGTGGAGAAAGCTAATGACTGGGttaaaactaaaacagaaaataagatttcacATTTACTGGACTCTTTGGATTCTGACACTAAATTGGCAATTTTAAATGCCGTCTACTTTAAAGGCTTTTGGTTGCATgcctttaaagaaaaatccacttttttacagtatttttataataagggTTTAGAGGATGAACTTAAGCTTGTTGAAATGATGcatataaaagagaaatttttttatgttgaagaTAATTCATTCAAAGCTCTCAAATTACCCTATGAAGGTGAGAACTTAGCGATGCTATTGTTGCTGCCAAATTCACGGGATGGAGTGGATGATTTAGAACATCAAATAACGATTGAGTTTTTGAGACACGTAAAAGAAAACATGTGTCAAACTGAAGTTGAAGTGGCTTTACCAAAACTTCATTTGGAGTActcaaaatcattgaaaaacaattttaaaaatttaggctTGAGACGAGCATTTGAATCAGGTGCTCATTTTGATCAAATAAGTGACAAAGAAAACCTTTATGTGTCTGATATAATTCACAAAGCAGTTCTAGAAGTAAGTGAAGAGGGAACTGAAGCTGCTGCATCAACTGCTGTAATGTTGAGTAATTATTGTATAACTCATTGTGCTGAGTTTATTATTGATCATccctttgtatttttaatttataattgtaaaaacgACCTAATTCTTTTTATGGGAAAAGTTGTTGAGCTGTAG
- the LOC107445452 gene encoding intracellular coagulation inhibitor 2 isoform X1, whose translation MDSCDSYDAMSEAINYLGINLLKELTKEIGNVFFSPFSISSALAMGFIGSSHETAKEMTSVLGYEAAKVESGDVKTSFLHLFSEINKKTSSVCTLSIANVVFGDCKLSVQEDFKKSLQDFFHALFVDVDFMNDSAAAVEKANDWVKTKTENKISHLLDSLDSDTKLAILNAVYFKGFWLHAFKEKSTFLQYFYNKGLEDELKLVEMMHIKEKFFYVEDNSFKALKLPYEGENLAMLLLLPNSRDGVDDLEHQITIEFLRHVKENMCQTEVEVALPKLHLEYSKSLKNNFKNLGLRRAFESGAHFDQISDKENLYVSDIIHKAVLEVSEEGTEAAASTAVMLSNYCITHCAEFIIDHPFVFLIYNCKNDLILFMGKVVEL comes from the exons ATGGATTCATGT gaTTCTTACGATGCTATGTCTGAAGCCATAAATTATTTAGGAATTAACCTTCTTAAAGAACTGacaaaagaaattggaaatGTCTTCTTTTCTCCATTTAGTATATCAAGTGCTCTTGCAATGGGATTTATTGGATCCAGTCATGAAACAGCTAAAGAGATGACTAGTGTTCTTGGATATGAAGCAGCTAAAGTAGAGTCTGGAGATGTCAAAACTAGTTTTCTCCatctattttctgaaataaataaaaaaacatccaGCGTATGCACATTGAGTATTGCAAATGTGGTGTTTGGGGATTGTAAACTTTCAGTTCaagaggattttaaaaaatcactacaGGATTTCTTTCATGCACTATTTGTAGATGttgattttatgaatgattCTGCAGCAGCTGTGGAGAAAGCTAATGACTGGGttaaaactaaaacagaaaataagatttcacATTTACTGGACTCTTTGGATTCTGACACTAAATTGGCAATTTTAAATGCCGTCTACTTTAAAGGCTTTTGGTTGCATgcctttaaagaaaaatccacttttttacagtatttttataataagggTTTAGAGGATGAACTTAAGCTTGTTGAAATGATGcatataaaagagaaatttttttatgttgaagaTAATTCATTCAAAGCTCTCAAATTACCCTATGAAGGTGAGAACTTAGCGATGCTATTGTTGCTGCCAAATTCACGGGATGGAGTGGATGATTTAGAACATCAAATAACGATTGAGTTTTTGAGACACGTAAAAGAAAACATGTGTCAAACTGAAGTTGAAGTGGCTTTACCAAAACTTCATTTGGAGTActcaaaatcattgaaaaacaattttaaaaatttaggctTGAGACGAGCATTTGAATCAGGTGCTCATTTTGATCAAATAAGTGACAAAGAAAACCTTTATGTGTCTGATATAATTCACAAAGCAGTTCTAGAAGTAAGTGAAGAGGGAACTGAAGCTGCTGCATCAACTGCTGTAATGTTGAGTAATTATTGTATAACTCATTGTGCTGAGTTTATTATTGATCATccctttgtatttttaatttataattgtaaaaacgACCTAATTCTTTTTATGGGAAAAGTTGTTGAGCTGTAG
- the LOC107445452 gene encoding intracellular coagulation inhibitor 2 isoform X2, which translates to MTLPAIVASPDSYDAMSEAINYLGINLLKELTKEIGNVFFSPFSISSALAMGFIGSSHETAKEMTSVLGYEAAKVESGDVKTSFLHLFSEINKKTSSVCTLSIANVVFGDCKLSVQEDFKKSLQDFFHALFVDVDFMNDSAAAVEKANDWVKTKTENKISHLLDSLDSDTKLAILNAVYFKGFWLHAFKEKSTFLQYFYNKGLEDELKLVEMMHIKEKFFYVEDNSFKALKLPYEGENLAMLLLLPNSRDGVDDLEHQITIEFLRHVKENMCQTEVEVALPKLHLEYSKSLKNNFKNLGLRRAFESGAHFDQISDKENLYVSDIIHKAVLEVSEEGTEAAASTAVMLSNYCITHCAEFIIDHPFVFLIYNCKNDLILFMGKVVEL; encoded by the exons ATGACTCTACCTGCTATAGTGGCATCCCCG gaTTCTTACGATGCTATGTCTGAAGCCATAAATTATTTAGGAATTAACCTTCTTAAAGAACTGacaaaagaaattggaaatGTCTTCTTTTCTCCATTTAGTATATCAAGTGCTCTTGCAATGGGATTTATTGGATCCAGTCATGAAACAGCTAAAGAGATGACTAGTGTTCTTGGATATGAAGCAGCTAAAGTAGAGTCTGGAGATGTCAAAACTAGTTTTCTCCatctattttctgaaataaataaaaaaacatccaGCGTATGCACATTGAGTATTGCAAATGTGGTGTTTGGGGATTGTAAACTTTCAGTTCaagaggattttaaaaaatcactacaGGATTTCTTTCATGCACTATTTGTAGATGttgattttatgaatgattCTGCAGCAGCTGTGGAGAAAGCTAATGACTGGGttaaaactaaaacagaaaataagatttcacATTTACTGGACTCTTTGGATTCTGACACTAAATTGGCAATTTTAAATGCCGTCTACTTTAAAGGCTTTTGGTTGCATgcctttaaagaaaaatccacttttttacagtatttttataataagggTTTAGAGGATGAACTTAAGCTTGTTGAAATGATGcatataaaagagaaatttttttatgttgaagaTAATTCATTCAAAGCTCTCAAATTACCCTATGAAGGTGAGAACTTAGCGATGCTATTGTTGCTGCCAAATTCACGGGATGGAGTGGATGATTTAGAACATCAAATAACGATTGAGTTTTTGAGACACGTAAAAGAAAACATGTGTCAAACTGAAGTTGAAGTGGCTTTACCAAAACTTCATTTGGAGTActcaaaatcattgaaaaacaattttaaaaatttaggctTGAGACGAGCATTTGAATCAGGTGCTCATTTTGATCAAATAAGTGACAAAGAAAACCTTTATGTGTCTGATATAATTCACAAAGCAGTTCTAGAAGTAAGTGAAGAGGGAACTGAAGCTGCTGCATCAACTGCTGTAATGTTGAGTAATTATTGTATAACTCATTGTGCTGAGTTTATTATTGATCATccctttgtatttttaatttataattgtaaaaacgACCTAATTCTTTTTATGGGAAAAGTTGTTGAGCTGTAG